TTGCAACTTCCTCAGCAGCAGATTGTGACCTCTGAACAGAAAAGTCCTCGGAAGCATTTATGTGGCCATTCCCTCGGCCTAATGTGGGCCAGTGAGCCTTTGTGTCTGAGATGGCACCAGGGGCCGCATCCCAGTGTGCGGTGCTTGCTCACGTGTGCTGGCTGCTAGGAAGAGGGGGTTTAGAGTCTGAACTTTGGACCTGCTGGTTATGAGGTTAGAGTGAGCCAGTTGTAATGAGCAAAGTGTTTGGCTAGCCCAGGGCGCTTTCTATACAGATCAAGTGACACTGGGTTTCTCTCTGCTGAAATGGAACTCCTATGGAGAATCCAGAGTGACTCAGGCTGTCATAAATCTGCTCCTCGTCCCTGGGCTTTGGGAGTGAAAGTCTTGTTAAGAAGATTCCACCGGCACTGGCATGAGTCACTGTCGGCTTGCACTTGTGCTGTCAGATGCCCCGGCGGGCTGCCTCCAGGAGCACTGCCTCAAACGGACAGGATGGCTGGGTACCCCCACCAATAGGCTGGCTGGCCCCTGCTCACCCTCTTCCAGACTCTGTTTGTAGGGACTAATGTGTTAGGGGTGATTCCAAGCATAGTTCTGCTGAGGTTGGAAAGACCCTGGGTGGGTGGGAACCAGTATAAATCAGGTGTCACACCCTgtgggttcctggcacagagtcctactcaccccacccccctgGCCTGGGAAGCAGAGTGAGTTAGATCGTTTTGTATTTGCCaagtaaattattttctgttttttttgtcaTAAAAGTTTCAGAAAGGGTGTGGCGTTTCGTTattgaaaggatttttttaaaagattgaggaACACTGCCCCAAACCAAAGAGTAGAAAGATGGAAGTGCCCATCCCTTCTGGCTCCGTGGGGTTTAGGTACCActgtggggcaggggctgctTGCGAATTGGGAAGGAGCTGAATGTTTTCAGCAGACATTGAAGGATATTTAAGACCTGGCACCCATACCAGCCTCCTGGTCCCTTCAGGCAGTGGCATCTGCCTTCGTGAGTCGCGTGGCCCTGGCCTCCTGTCTGTCAGGTCGGGTGACGGAGGCTGCGGGAGCACCGTGAGGTTGGATGAGCGCACAGGCCAGGTTCCCAGCCCCTTGTGCAGCTCGGAGCAGGTGCTACATGAGGTTTTGAGAGCATTGTCATGTGGCTCAGCCATGGTGTTATCTCTTTAACGCATTGTACAGTCAACTGTCCCTGTGGTTGGTGTCGAGTGAGGACCAGGACCACAGGTGACCAGCCCAGCCCTGTGGTCACAGGGGTTCAGCCCTGCACTTAGGAACCACTTCGTGGACAGGATGTACCCTGTTCGCCCTGGCTTGTCCGGCTGGTGCACCGTGTTTATGCGCTAGTGACATCTGGATACAGCTCGTGTTTGATAGGCGTGAAGGGCCCGCAGGGCAATGATTGGGGGAATGACACCCCTAAGAGAGGGTGGAGGAAGCAAGCTGCAGCTCCTTAATGCCCGTGGGGACCTGACTCGAGGCTGGGGGAGGCCATTGTGCTCTACTGGCACCAGCTGCGTGATGGGGTTTTCTAGATTCTTGAAAATCAGAGAGAGGCTAGTTTCTCTTGATGACAGGCAGTGTAGCGTGtcctctctgtgccaggccctctcCACAGAGGTAGCATTTCCAGGTGTGTGGGGTGGAGTGCCAGCAGCAGGTGCCCTGGCCCTTGGAGGTAGGATCCTTTTAGgctagaaatggaaaggaaatggaaGGTAGTGCTGTATCACTCCCAGCTGCCACCAGCCTGGGCCATGAGCACCTCAGTGTCCCCAGCCCACTCCCTGGTACTGCACTGGGTCCCTGCTGCCTAAGGAAGGAGCCATCTAGGTCCCAAGGCCCCAGCCCACCTCACCTTGATCAAGAGGAATAGTTCACCGCTCAGAGGCGGGTCACCTCTGCAGGCTCCTTGACACACTGATGTAACCTTCTTGGCATCACAGGTGCCAGGTGATAGTGGCAGAGCTGTGGTGTGTCTGCAGATGGGCCCAGCCCCTGGGAGGCCAGAGCTCTTCCTGCCGCTGAGCTCCCTGAGCTGCTCCCCCTTGCGAGGGGAGAGTGGAAGCAGGAGCAGCCTGGGTGGGCTTTGCAGATGTTTACCTGGGGCAGCTGCACGGCAGAATCTGTGGTTTCACTCCTGAAACCTGTCCTCTCTGAGACACAAGGCCACCCTGGGTGCACGTCCCCCACCTGGCTTGTCCCGAGCTCTGTGACTCACTAGTCCTCTCATCCCACCCGCAGGCAAGGTGCCAGGTGACGACTGCCCGCTGGTGTGGGGCCAGTGCTCGCACTGCTTCCACATGCACTGCATCCTCAAGTGGCTCAACGCGCAGCAGGTGCAGCAGCACTGCCCCATGTGCCGCCAGGAGTGGAAGTTCAAGGAGTGAGGCCGCACTGCCCTACTCCCCCCTCGCCCTGAGACGGCCCCACCCCCACATTAGCTCTGGGTGGCCATGGTCTCCACTGGGACAGTCCCCTTTGGGCTGTGACAGGGTTGAAACGAGGACTGGAGCTGcgtttgtttttttccatcacAACATTGACACTTTTATCCAATAAGTAAAGCTCATTAAACCGCatgagcctggccagaggcctCCCGTTGCTTGTTTACTAGGTGCTGAGGCTGTCTTGGTGTGCGCCGAAATGAAACCTCTCATGAATAAACATCTCGATGTGTTTCCGCGAGGCCCTGAGTCACAtcccctggaggaggaggagcttGGGATCGGCCGGAGGAGCCAGGGTAGGAGGGACGGGCTCAGCGGCTGGAAGGGCCTAGCCGTGCGGGGAggcctggggaccactcttcagGCTGGTCCTTAGGACCCTGGCAGGACACAGCTGGTGGCCACTGCGTTGGTTCCTCCTGCCGGTGGGCCCCCCGGAGCAGGTGCTGGTGGTGCCGAACCGGCTCTGCTGAGGCAGCTGTGATGGGTTTTCTTGATCCCTTTCTCCCCTGCTCCAACTGAAAGCCAGCTCCTTGTCAGGGGTGATGTCCTTGACGTTAGGATGTGTCTGCAGGTGTCTGAGGGTCTCCCTTCCTAGGGAAGGACAGCCGTTGGGccatctttgagctcttctgttCCACCACAGCTCCCATGGGGTGGTGGCCCCTGAGGGGCAGTGGTCCCAGACCTAATGGTCTTGTGCAGCTTCTGGGTGGAGACCGCTGCAGGCTGCATGTCTTGTGAGCACTGGCTCCTTCCAGTCTATTCTCAGTGACCTCCCCCCTCAGGGCCACTGTCCTGTAGCTTGTTGCTGAGCACCTTTATGCTACTTTACCTGTCCCCAGTCCCCAGGCGAGAAGACTGGGCAGTGCATGGTCACCCATGTGGTACCATGCTTCCCATCTGAACATTGTGCCCAGAGGAAAGGAAGCCCTCACAGAACCTGGAGGCCATGTGCTCCTTGCCCAGAAACCCAACTGCCAGGGCCCTTGTGCTggtgtctgtcctgggaagg
The genomic region above belongs to Phocoena phocoena chromosome 19, mPhoPho1.1, whole genome shotgun sequence and contains:
- the ANAPC11 gene encoding anaphase-promoting complex subunit 11 yields the protein MKVKIKCWNGVATWLWVANDENCGICRMAFNGCCPDCKVPGDDCPLVWGQCSHCFHMHCILKWLNAQQVQQHCPMCRQEWKFKE